A single genomic interval of uncultured Sphaerochaeta sp. harbors:
- a CDS encoding 1,3-beta-galactosyl-N-acetylhexosamine phosphorylase N-terminal domain-containing protein: METVRKSRGSFTILGEAGCEELSLSLAEKWGADVIRDCDGTKLSPRLLEAGMDVYSTICIIREHNEFASANPQFQQQVFLESERVIATSKTAEIPLLTQIPAKL, encoded by the coding sequence ATGGAAACAGTAAGGAAATCCCGTGGTTCTTTTACCATACTAGGGGAAGCAGGTTGCGAAGAGCTTTCCCTCTCTCTAGCAGAGAAGTGGGGTGCTGATGTCATTCGCGATTGTGATGGGACCAAGCTCTCTCCACGGTTGCTGGAAGCGGGGATGGATGTGTATTCCACTATCTGCATCATTCGTGAACATAACGAGTTTGCCTCAGCCAACCCACAGTTCCAACAGCAGGTATTCCTAGAGAGTGAGCGAGTAATAGCCACTTCCAAGACAGCGGAAATTCCGCTATTAACCCAAATTCCCGCTAAATTATAA
- the yidC gene encoding membrane protein insertase YidC, translated as MGSIVYILLVQPIELLIELLFVFFFKAFDNLGFAIAGISLFVGFLTLPLYHVADRLQRKERDMRIAMQPGIQRIKTAFKGDEQYMILSTFYRQNHYHPAYALRSSVSLLIQVPFFIAAYQFLSHLPQLQGESFLIIRDLGKPDGLLSVGSLSINVLPILMTLINIIAGIIYTKGFPLRDKLQLYGMAGLFLVLLYNSPAGLVFYWTLNNVFSLIKNIFYKMRQPLKVLYILAVVGAMGMVSAILLFKSGFPMIKRLILLFGVAFIIALPLLVKAVQFFQTRYLARFMDKKKQVFHIFMLSMGLMWLVTAFVVPTNLIATSPIEFSFTGVVQNPLFYVYQTAVLLFGLFVIWPIFIYGMSNKQMRSLFAFLSLVFSFSALGNLFVFTGSYGNVSKVLLFDEPALLRASPIQAIVPFIVTIAVFIVVTFLLKSNKSRMLTSLLTIMVIASAANGLYTMVSIQKTYTIHAKNVEGNSLSEIQSDRMKPVIELNKEGNNVIVLFLDRAISSYLPIIFDQFPELEEQYEGFVYYPNTVSPGKVTLTGSPPIMGGYEYLPSAINKRNNEKLVDKHNEASLVMPVLFSEAGYDVSVFDPPLANYQWENDFSAFKTYPDIHVGSLKGRYSSQYKMEHPEIDLWGPEYESNLITRRMPMFSLLRIAYPILRQLFYYEGSYFLMDENTQNTNSFIDSYSVLHYLPRLTTAETERESFIFMVNDTTHEPIFLQAPGYEPVVDVTDISNPLQGDEYYDEKAQIHYHANVAALRKIGSWLDHLREEGVYDNTRIIIVSDHGNTLATPAFKEFSENGLLLASYNALLIVKDFESTGPMQTDNTFMTTADVPSLALKQINESAINPFTGNNIFGVVDKSLIDCYYSSHDPQDNRGNTFDYNAQYSFSIHDSIFDESNWTPLGQE; from the coding sequence GTGGGATCAATAGTATATATTCTTCTAGTACAGCCGATTGAGTTATTAATCGAATTGCTCTTTGTGTTCTTTTTTAAAGCTTTCGATAATCTTGGGTTTGCTATTGCTGGAATTAGTTTGTTTGTAGGCTTTTTAACGTTACCCCTTTACCATGTTGCTGATCGGTTGCAAAGAAAAGAACGCGATATGCGTATTGCTATGCAACCAGGTATACAGCGAATTAAAACTGCTTTCAAAGGTGATGAGCAGTACATGATTCTCTCTACATTCTATCGCCAAAACCATTATCATCCAGCATATGCTTTGCGCAGTTCAGTAAGTCTCCTAATCCAGGTTCCTTTTTTTATCGCAGCCTATCAATTCCTTTCTCATCTGCCACAACTACAAGGAGAATCATTCTTGATTATCCGAGACTTGGGAAAGCCAGATGGATTGCTCTCAGTTGGTTCCTTATCCATAAATGTATTACCCATCCTTATGACTTTGATCAATATAATTGCTGGTATCATCTATACGAAGGGGTTCCCCCTTCGAGATAAGCTTCAGTTGTATGGAATGGCCGGGCTTTTCTTGGTACTGCTATACAATTCTCCAGCTGGCTTAGTTTTTTACTGGACACTGAATAATGTCTTCTCATTAATCAAGAATATCTTCTATAAGATGAGGCAACCTTTAAAAGTGCTGTATATTCTTGCTGTTGTAGGAGCTATGGGAATGGTCAGTGCAATTCTCCTGTTCAAGTCAGGCTTCCCGATGATTAAACGGCTGATTCTGCTTTTCGGGGTTGCATTTATTATCGCATTGCCACTCTTGGTAAAGGCTGTACAGTTTTTTCAGACTCGATATCTTGCAAGGTTTATGGATAAGAAAAAACAAGTCTTTCATATATTCATGCTCTCAATGGGGCTGATGTGGTTGGTTACTGCATTTGTTGTCCCGACCAATCTCATTGCAACTTCTCCTATAGAATTTTCATTTACTGGTGTTGTACAGAATCCTTTGTTCTATGTTTATCAAACTGCAGTATTGTTATTTGGCTTGTTTGTTATCTGGCCAATTTTTATCTATGGCATGTCCAATAAGCAGATGCGCAGTTTGTTTGCATTTCTGTCCTTGGTATTCTCTTTTTCAGCGTTGGGAAACCTATTTGTGTTTACAGGATCATATGGGAATGTGAGTAAGGTTCTCTTGTTTGATGAACCAGCCCTTTTACGTGCTTCTCCAATACAAGCAATTGTTCCCTTCATTGTTACAATAGCGGTTTTTATTGTTGTCACTTTTTTACTTAAAAGTAATAAGTCGCGTATGCTAACCAGCTTGCTGACAATTATGGTGATTGCTTCGGCCGCCAATGGGTTGTATACAATGGTAAGCATCCAGAAGACTTATACGATTCATGCAAAGAATGTTGAAGGGAATTCACTTTCTGAGATTCAAAGTGATCGTATGAAACCTGTAATCGAGCTTAACAAAGAAGGAAACAATGTTATTGTTCTTTTCTTGGATCGGGCAATTAGTTCGTATCTACCAATTATTTTTGACCAGTTCCCGGAGTTGGAAGAGCAGTATGAAGGATTTGTCTATTATCCAAATACTGTATCTCCCGGAAAGGTTACGTTAACAGGTTCTCCTCCAATTATGGGTGGGTATGAATATTTGCCTTCTGCAATTAATAAACGTAACAATGAAAAGCTGGTTGATAAGCATAATGAAGCCTCCCTCGTTATGCCGGTGTTGTTCTCCGAAGCAGGCTATGATGTATCAGTTTTTGATCCTCCACTGGCGAATTACCAATGGGAGAATGATTTTTCCGCCTTTAAAACATATCCAGATATACATGTAGGTAGTTTGAAAGGAAGATATTCATCACAGTATAAGATGGAACATCCAGAGATTGATCTCTGGGGGCCTGAATATGAGAGCAATCTTATAACAAGGCGAATGCCAATGTTCTCGTTACTCCGTATTGCCTATCCCATATTGAGACAATTGTTCTACTACGAAGGGTCATACTTTCTTATGGATGAGAATACCCAGAATACCAATAGTTTTATTGATTCATATTCTGTACTCCATTATTTGCCAAGGCTTACTACAGCTGAAACTGAAAGAGAGTCATTCATATTCATGGTTAATGATACAACGCATGAACCTATTTTCTTGCAGGCTCCTGGCTATGAGCCGGTTGTTGATGTCACCGATATTAGTAATCCTCTTCAAGGCGATGAGTACTATGATGAGAAAGCTCAGATTCACTATCATGCTAATGTAGCTGCACTTCGTAAAATTGGATCCTGGCTTGACCATCTTAGGGAAGAAGGTGTGTATGACAATACAAGAATTATTATCGTCTCTGATCATGGAAATACATTGGCGACACCTGCGTTTAAAGAATTTTCTGAGAATGGACTATTATTGGCATCCTATAATGCTTTATTGATTGTCAAGGATTTCGAAAGTACAGGGCCGATGCAAACAGATAATACCTTCATGACAACAGCTGACGTTCCATCATTGGCGCTTAAACAGATAAATGAATCAGCAATCAATCCTTTTACTGGAAATAATATATTTGGAGTTGTTGATAAGTCGTTGATTGATTGTTATTACTCTTCTCACGATCCTCAAGATAATCGCGGGAATACATTTGACTATAATGCCCAATATAGTTTTTCCATCCATGATTCTATCTTCGATGAATCTAACTGGACACCTTTAGGACAGGAGTGA
- a CDS encoding CDP-glycerol glycerophosphotransferase family protein produces the protein MILCYIDPGTGSMLFSIVIGLVTMLYFLGKAAVIKLKFVLSGGKVSTSKRRFPLVIYSEGKRYYTVFKPVLTALERKCISTVFYTSSEDDPVFGDTYNHITTEFIGEGNKAFTRLNFLEADVCLMTTPGLDVYQLKRSRGVKHYSHVLHAVDDATSYRLFGLDYFDSVLLSGEYQKEHIRLLEQKRGIKEKELVVVGCPYLDILQEKASLLPIKDQDEFTVLVAPSWGKSGILSRYGASLLDRLVETGFQIIVRPHPQSKQSEKHVLDELTNRYADAKNLSWDYSTENLQALSSSDIMISDFSGVIFDYTFLFNRPFLYVTGEYDSMPYDSYDIEEQPWKFRVLPEIGVELKREEFSKIKEVLLEAVNSSELQENRKIAKQTAWQYQGESGERIATYLASLIDIPSTVAEEIT, from the coding sequence ATGATACTTTGCTATATTGATCCAGGAACAGGAAGCATGCTCTTCTCCATTGTCATAGGTTTGGTAACGATGCTCTATTTTCTTGGAAAGGCTGCAGTGATTAAACTCAAGTTTGTACTATCTGGGGGGAAAGTAAGCACTAGTAAGCGTCGTTTTCCCCTTGTGATTTACTCAGAGGGGAAGCGGTACTATACAGTCTTTAAACCCGTTCTGACTGCATTGGAGAGAAAATGCATTTCTACGGTGTTCTATACATCTTCAGAAGATGATCCAGTCTTTGGCGATACCTATAACCACATAACCACTGAATTCATTGGTGAAGGGAATAAAGCCTTTACTCGTTTGAATTTTCTAGAAGCAGATGTGTGTCTGATGACTACTCCTGGGCTTGATGTGTATCAGCTCAAACGATCTAGGGGAGTAAAGCATTACTCACATGTGCTCCATGCTGTTGATGATGCAACCAGTTACCGTCTATTTGGATTGGACTACTTTGATTCAGTCCTGCTTTCAGGAGAATACCAGAAAGAACATATTCGTCTACTTGAACAAAAGAGGGGAATCAAGGAGAAGGAGTTGGTGGTAGTGGGGTGCCCTTATCTGGATATCTTACAAGAGAAAGCTTCATTACTGCCGATAAAGGACCAAGATGAGTTCACTGTTCTGGTGGCTCCCTCTTGGGGAAAAAGTGGAATTCTCAGCCGGTATGGGGCATCTCTTCTCGATCGATTAGTGGAAACTGGATTTCAGATTATTGTTAGGCCACATCCTCAGTCAAAGCAATCAGAAAAGCATGTACTGGACGAGCTGACGAATCGATATGCTGACGCAAAGAACCTTTCATGGGATTACAGCACTGAGAATTTGCAAGCACTCTCAAGTTCTGATATCATGATTAGTGATTTTTCCGGAGTAATCTTTGACTATACCTTTTTGTTTAACCGACCATTCCTCTATGTGACTGGCGAGTATGATTCAATGCCTTATGATTCCTATGATATAGAAGAACAACCTTGGAAGTTCAGAGTTCTCCCTGAGATTGGAGTAGAACTCAAGAGGGAAGAATTCTCCAAAATCAAGGAAGTATTGCTTGAGGCTGTAAATAGTAGTGAACTTCAAGAAAACCGGAAGATAGCCAAACAGACTGCATGGCAGTACCAGGGAGAGAGTGGGGAACGGATAGCAACCTATCTTGCAAGTTTGATAGATATACCGAGCACTGTAGCTGAGGAGATAACGTAA
- a CDS encoding aminotransferase class I/II-fold pyridoxal phosphate-dependent enzyme: MQAIILAAGMGKRLKELTKNNTKCMVSVNNETLIERVLRQLDVLELDRIILVVGYKGEMLTQYVHTLQIKTPIVFVANTIFDKTNNIYSLYLAKEYLAEDDTLLLESDLIIEDGVLEKMLQHQEPNLVLVAKYESWMDGTVVTLDDKQRITGFLDKKQFRFCDASTYYKTVNIYRFSKEFSNSHYIPFLEAYSKALGNNEYYEQVLKVIALLDEPKIKAMVLDKERWYEIDDIQDLDIAQCLFEPDAKRRFEKINSRYGGFWRFPNLLDFCYLVNPYFPPAKLVDEMKVSFDILLRQYPSGQNVNNLLAANYYGLHPENVLVGNGAAELIKALIEKTKGRIGMLSPSFDEYRNRAKEDQLSIFPITSQDFSYTAKDIIKFYEHTELEMLLLINPDNPSGNYIPVTDVLAMIEWAEKRNILVVVDESFSDFADVSEPTSLLDQEILDTHRNLIVIKSISKSFGVPGVRLGVLATAKEDVLSDIASKLSIWNINSFGEFFLQIWNKYRRDYEIALDAIKTERNRFEQALQQIKFLEVFHSEANYIMCEVKAPLQSYNLAVDLLEKYGMLIKDLSNKKGIAPRQCIRIAVRNREDNDRLITALLSI, from the coding sequence ATGCAGGCAATTATATTGGCAGCAGGAATGGGAAAGCGGCTTAAAGAACTCACGAAGAACAATACAAAATGCATGGTTTCTGTAAACAATGAAACACTCATCGAACGTGTTCTACGTCAATTGGATGTTCTGGAACTTGACCGAATCATTCTTGTTGTTGGATACAAAGGGGAGATGCTCACCCAGTATGTACATACACTGCAAATAAAAACCCCGATTGTATTTGTTGCCAACACTATCTTTGATAAGACAAACAATATTTATTCACTCTATTTGGCAAAGGAGTATCTTGCAGAAGATGATACCTTGTTGCTTGAGTCTGACCTTATTATTGAAGATGGTGTGCTTGAAAAAATGCTCCAGCATCAGGAACCGAACCTTGTACTTGTTGCAAAGTATGAAAGTTGGATGGATGGAACTGTCGTAACCTTGGATGATAAGCAACGAATTACCGGTTTCTTGGATAAGAAACAGTTTCGTTTTTGTGATGCCAGCACCTATTACAAGACGGTGAATATTTACCGGTTCAGCAAAGAGTTCTCCAATTCTCACTATATTCCTTTCTTGGAGGCATACAGCAAAGCGCTCGGCAATAATGAATATTATGAACAGGTCCTTAAGGTGATTGCCCTTTTGGATGAACCAAAGATCAAGGCAATGGTTCTTGATAAAGAACGCTGGTATGAGATTGATGATATCCAGGATTTGGACATTGCTCAGTGCTTGTTTGAGCCGGATGCAAAGAGGCGATTTGAGAAAATAAATTCCCGCTATGGTGGGTTTTGGAGATTCCCCAATTTATTGGACTTCTGTTATTTGGTAAATCCTTACTTTCCTCCAGCAAAATTGGTTGATGAGATGAAGGTGAGTTTTGATATCCTTTTACGCCAATACCCAAGCGGGCAAAACGTAAATAATTTACTTGCAGCAAACTATTATGGGTTACATCCTGAAAATGTACTTGTTGGAAATGGAGCTGCTGAACTGATCAAGGCCTTGATTGAGAAAACAAAAGGGCGAATAGGAATGTTGAGCCCTTCCTTCGATGAATATCGTAATCGAGCAAAGGAAGATCAACTCTCCATATTCCCCATTACTTCTCAAGATTTTTCTTATACTGCTAAAGATATTATCAAATTCTATGAGCATACAGAGCTAGAAATGCTTCTGTTGATAAATCCTGATAATCCATCAGGGAACTACATTCCTGTAACTGATGTACTTGCAATGATAGAGTGGGCAGAAAAGCGGAACATCCTTGTGGTCGTTGATGAATCGTTCAGCGATTTTGCTGATGTTTCAGAGCCTACGTCCCTGTTGGACCAAGAGATACTAGATACCCATCGGAATCTTATTGTTATCAAGAGTATTTCTAAATCATTTGGGGTTCCTGGGGTTCGGTTAGGTGTATTGGCAACAGCGAAAGAGGATGTGCTTTCCGATATTGCAAGTAAACTTTCCATTTGGAACATCAACTCATTTGGGGAATTCTTTTTGCAGATTTGGAATAAATACCGCAGAGACTATGAGATTGCACTTGATGCTATAAAAACCGAACGCAATCGTTTTGAACAGGCATTGCAACAAATCAAGTTCCTCGAAGTTTTTCACTCAGAAGCAAATTATATCATGTGCGAAGTTAAAGCCCCATTGCAGTCGTATAACCTGGCAGTTGATCTATTGGAGAAATATGGCATGTTGATTAAGGATCTTTCAAATAAGAAGGGTATTGCTCCAAGACAATGCATACGTATAGCGGTACGGAATAGAGAAGATAACGATAGATTGATTACAGCGCTGCTTTCTATTTAG
- a CDS encoding IS1634 family transposase — MKKAGNTAKIVEVFNKNAGVTYVYEDTAYWDSEKKQGRHRRKCIGKRGPEGEIIYNEYYLSRQEASRVQEHPLPVVSRTTLLGQDLILDPIIARTGLGKVLTKVLGPQDAAYVLGLAKYSVCTGKPLSYAESWLDERGFDGSQLCSQRITELLRRLDKDAQNTFFSSWIEQNREKKNLLFDISSISSHAKDNPYVEWGYNRDKEKKPQINIGLLSSYATHLPLWFSELPGSMNDSIVLQQVLEQLKKLEVPSSVIIGDRAFCSVDNIAQLTDHGHKFLIPVPSNVTWARELIEKHRHAIQRPSTLIPTDDKDAIIYGLKTIRKTEQGRMWAHIYFDAARKERDVARLMRKLQQCMVELELQQPIKNNQSYYDRYFEVKETPKRGRKVLLKDEEVQSFIDGQSGYWVLYTNAEKDPAEALYAYRQRNDIELLFDDMKNIIDCNRLRVHTEQVMKGRLFINFVTLIILTALKERIKQIPAKQRKYWNHREILDKVNTYSKIHYRGKYKDVYTIPTKAQRLIFDLFSVEYPWKGKLMNVGDEDPFETDSPLS; from the coding sequence ATGAAAAAAGCAGGGAACACAGCCAAGATTGTTGAGGTTTTCAACAAGAATGCAGGTGTCACATACGTCTATGAGGATACCGCCTACTGGGATAGTGAGAAGAAACAAGGGCGGCACCGCCGCAAGTGTATCGGCAAGAGGGGACCTGAGGGCGAGATCATCTACAACGAGTATTACCTTTCCCGTCAGGAAGCATCCCGGGTCCAGGAACATCCGCTTCCTGTTGTTTCCAGGACGACGCTCCTTGGCCAGGATCTCATCCTTGACCCCATCATTGCCCGTACTGGGCTGGGGAAGGTTCTCACCAAGGTGCTGGGACCACAGGATGCTGCGTATGTCCTGGGACTTGCAAAATACTCGGTGTGCACCGGGAAGCCTCTCAGTTATGCAGAGTCCTGGCTTGATGAGAGAGGCTTTGACGGGTCCCAGCTTTGCTCCCAGAGAATAACAGAACTGCTGAGGAGGCTCGACAAGGATGCCCAGAACACCTTTTTCTCTTCGTGGATAGAGCAGAACAGGGAGAAGAAGAACCTGCTGTTCGATATCAGCAGCATCTCCAGCCATGCGAAGGACAACCCGTATGTCGAGTGGGGCTACAACCGTGACAAGGAGAAGAAGCCCCAGATCAATATAGGCCTGCTCAGCTCGTATGCCACCCATCTCCCCCTATGGTTCTCAGAGCTGCCGGGAAGCATGAATGACTCGATTGTCCTGCAGCAGGTGCTCGAGCAGCTGAAGAAGCTGGAGGTCCCCTCCTCGGTGATCATAGGGGACAGGGCATTCTGCTCTGTCGACAACATCGCACAACTTACTGACCACGGCCACAAGTTCCTCATCCCTGTTCCCTCAAACGTCACATGGGCACGGGAACTCATCGAGAAGCACCGCCATGCGATCCAGCGGCCTAGCACCCTCATCCCGACCGATGACAAGGATGCCATCATCTATGGCCTGAAGACCATCAGGAAGACCGAACAAGGAAGGATGTGGGCCCACATATACTTCGATGCAGCGAGAAAGGAGCGGGACGTCGCCCGTCTCATGAGAAAGCTGCAGCAATGCATGGTTGAGCTTGAATTGCAGCAACCCATCAAGAACAACCAGTCGTACTACGACCGGTACTTCGAGGTGAAAGAGACCCCGAAAAGGGGAAGGAAGGTGCTTCTCAAGGATGAAGAGGTCCAGTCGTTCATCGACGGGCAGAGTGGGTACTGGGTCCTGTACACCAATGCCGAGAAGGATCCAGCTGAAGCATTGTATGCATACCGGCAGAGAAATGACATCGAACTGCTGTTCGACGACATGAAGAACATCATCGACTGCAACAGACTGAGAGTCCACACCGAGCAGGTGATGAAAGGCAGGCTTTTCATCAATTTCGTTACACTGATCATCCTGACCGCCCTGAAGGAACGAATCAAGCAGATCCCTGCGAAACAGCGGAAATACTGGAACCACCGTGAGATCCTGGACAAGGTGAATACTTACTCGAAGATTCACTACCGGGGGAAATACAAGGATGTGTATACCATCCCCACGAAGGCTCAGCGGCTCATCTTCGATCTATTCAGTGTTGAGTATCCATGGAAAGGCAAGCTGATGAATGTAGGGGATGAAGATCCGTTCGAGACTGATTCTCCGCTCTCATAG
- a CDS encoding polysaccharide biosynthesis C-terminal domain-containing protein: MTRRYKLMLNTLTSLVNQLIVVVCGIILPRLFIKAYGSDVNGLIASITQFVSIIAFLELGVGAVVQASLYSPLAKRNTNEISRILVSSNRFFKKIGLLLVLYSVALFLFYPLIVDSPYSFLYTGSLILIIAFSSFSQYFFGISYQLLLNADQLGFVTFITNSLTTIINTVIVVILIRFNQSVQMVKLISALIFLSRPLVYQFIVRRRYHPDLSIQLVSEPIKQKWNGIAQHLASVILNSTDMIVLTLFSTLNTVSVYSVHFMVVNSIKKIVLSLTSGVGALFGSMLSNGEIKKLNQVYDKFEWMIHTFVVLVFTITGILITPFIAVYTADITDATYIYPLFAVLLTMAQALYCLRLPYNQLVLAAGHFKETQRSAIIEASLNIIISIVLVRRFGLIGVAIGTFIAMAYRTFYLVWYLSRNIIRRSLKHFLLHCLVDALSLGLMVVITQGVFLIDHTYFDWIVMALKVSVLCFGVTLLINLVFYPKMVLSIKQGIRR; the protein is encoded by the coding sequence ATGACCAGAAGATATAAACTAATGCTGAACACTTTAACATCACTGGTAAATCAACTTATTGTTGTTGTCTGTGGGATTATTCTGCCTAGGCTCTTCATTAAGGCGTATGGCTCAGATGTAAATGGTCTTATTGCTTCCATAACTCAGTTTGTATCAATTATTGCTTTCTTGGAGCTTGGCGTCGGAGCAGTTGTGCAAGCTTCTCTCTACAGTCCCTTAGCCAAAAGAAATACAAATGAGATAAGTAGAATTCTTGTATCATCTAACAGGTTTTTCAAAAAGATTGGCTTATTGCTTGTATTGTACTCCGTTGCTCTTTTTCTTTTTTATCCTTTGATTGTCGATTCTCCATATTCATTCCTTTATACAGGATCTCTCATCCTGATTATCGCATTCAGTTCATTTTCCCAATACTTTTTTGGTATATCGTATCAATTACTCTTGAATGCAGACCAATTGGGGTTCGTTACATTCATAACCAATAGCCTCACTACTATTATCAACACGGTGATTGTAGTGATATTGATACGATTCAATCAATCAGTTCAGATGGTTAAGTTGATATCAGCACTGATTTTCCTAAGTCGGCCTTTGGTGTATCAGTTTATAGTTCGTAGACGATATCATCCAGATCTCTCAATACAGCTAGTATCAGAGCCAATCAAACAAAAATGGAACGGAATTGCTCAGCATCTTGCCTCGGTGATTCTGAACAGTACTGATATGATTGTCCTAACATTATTCAGTACTCTCAACACAGTTTCCGTATATTCTGTACATTTCATGGTTGTTAATAGTATAAAAAAAATTGTCCTCTCACTTACCTCAGGGGTAGGGGCTCTATTTGGGAGTATGTTGTCAAATGGTGAAATAAAGAAGCTCAATCAAGTATATGATAAATTTGAATGGATGATTCATACATTTGTAGTATTGGTGTTTACTATTACTGGAATTCTTATTACGCCATTCATTGCTGTGTATACTGCCGATATTACTGATGCAACGTACATTTACCCTTTATTCGCTGTATTACTAACCATGGCCCAAGCACTGTATTGTTTGCGATTGCCTTATAATCAATTGGTTCTAGCTGCTGGACATTTTAAAGAGACGCAACGAAGTGCAATAATTGAGGCTTCGTTGAATATTATTATTTCCATCGTGCTGGTTCGGAGATTTGGATTGATTGGGGTAGCTATTGGTACGTTCATAGCCATGGCATATAGAACATTTTATTTGGTATGGTACCTTTCACGAAACATAATTCGAAGATCATTGAAGCACTTTCTATTGCATTGTCTGGTTGATGCTTTGTCTTTGGGCCTAATGGTAGTTATCACCCAAGGGGTTTTCTTAATAGATCATACCTATTTTGATTGGATAGTCATGGCTCTTAAAGTCTCTGTGCTTTGTTTTGGAGTTACTCTGTTAATAAATCTTGTTTTCTATCCCAAAATGGTTCTCTCAATAAAGCAAGGAATACGTCGTTGA